One genomic region from Falco rusticolus isolate bFalRus1 chromosome 19, bFalRus1.pri, whole genome shotgun sequence encodes:
- the LOC119159332 gene encoding claw keratin-like has protein sequence MVHSGTCTDGGASPCGVAAPQPIADSCNEPCVRQCPDSRVVIYPPPVVVTFPGPILSTFPQQSVVGSAGAPEAGTGFSAARAPGGSHVYGGARWGRGYPVGSCRPC, from the coding sequence ATGGTGCACTCGGGTACATGCACTGATGGTGGTGCCTCCCCGTGTGGGGTGGCTGCTCCACAGCCCATCGCTGACAGCTGCAACGAGCCCTGTGTTCGGCAGTGTCCCGACTCCAGAGTGGTGATCTACCCTCCGCCGGTGGTTGTGACCTTCCCTGGACCGATCCTCAGCACCTTCCCGCAGCAGAGCGTCGTGGGATCTGCAGGAGCTCCTGAAGCTGGAACTGGCTTTAGTGCCGCCCGTGCTCCTGGGGGCTCACATGTTTATGGTGGTGCCAGGTGGGGACGGGGGTACCCGGTTGGAAGCTGTAGACCATGCTAA
- the LOC119140152 gene encoding scale keratin-like translates to MTFYRDLYDNGCYSPFGYEDLYGFGGLNGYRFGSPYGFYRDQYRYGSPYGYRSFGNLYGNRGLIGYGGYYGYEDSYGFGYGHPFSRFGNRYNC, encoded by the coding sequence ATGACCTTCTACAGGGACCTCTATGACAATGGGTGCTACTCACCATTTGGCTATGAAGATCTCTACGGTTTTGGGGGTCTGAATGGCTACCGATTTGGGAGCCCATATGGCTTCTACCGGGACCAGTACCGATATGGTAGCCCATATGGCTACAGAAGCTTTGGGAACCTCTATGGGAACAGAGGCTTGATCGGTTATGGAGGCTATTATGGGTATGAGGACTCGTATGGATTTGGGTATGGCCACCCCTTTTCTCGTTTTGGGAACAGATACAActgctga
- the LOC119140153 gene encoding keratin-associated protein 21-1-like → MTFLQGQCDDDCYSPCNYGSLYSYRSYDCGSPCGYRGYGGLYGSRSLYGFGDRYGYGGLYGYRGIYGSGDCYGSGGLYGGYRGFYGSGDCYNYPGFYSGRYGSPFGYRYGQRFGYGSCYPC, encoded by the coding sequence ATGACTTTCCTCCAAGGCCAGTGCGATGATGACTGCTATTCTCCCTGCAATTACGGGAGCCTGTACAGCTACCGGAGCTACGACTGTGGGAGCCCTTGTGGCTACCGGGGCTACGGGGGCCTCTATGGCTCCCGGAGCCTCTACGGCTTTGGGGACCGGTACGGCTATGGCGGTCTCTACGGCTACCGGGGCATTTATGGCTCTGGGGACTGCTATGGCTCTGGGGGTCTGTATGGTGGCTATAGGGGCTTCTATGGCTCTGGGGACTGCTACAACTACCCAGGCTTTTATTCTGGCCGCTACGGCTCCCCCTTCGGTTATCGATATGGCCAAAGGTTCGGCTACGGGAGCTGCTACCCCTGCTAA